The window CAAGGTGGGGCACGACGCGAATCCTTTGCGTGCTTTGCGCTCCACAAAACGCCTGATGGGCAAGCTCGCCAAAGATGTACACCACAGCCAATTTTGCGGCGCAACGGTTACAGATAAAAATGGCAGCGCAGCGCTTAGTATTGGCCAAAATAAGGTAGTAACGCCAGTCGAGGTTGCTGCAGAGGTGCTCAAGCGTCTTGTTGAGTTAGTCAAGAGCTGCACTGGTCAGGATGTTACACATGCTGTTATCACCGTTCCTGCGTATTTCGACGAAATTGCACGCAAGGCAACCAGAGATGCCGCTAGGATGGCCGGTATTGAGGTGTTGCGGTTGCTGAATGAACCAACTGCTTCTGCGCTATCGTACAAAGTTGAGCAGGCCGGTGATGCGGAAGTGTGCGTCGTGTACGATTTTGGGGGCGGTACCTTCGATGTTTCCGTGCTAAGGCTCCATGATGGGGTTTTTCAAGTACTGGCTACGGGGGGAGATACCAATCTTGGGGGAGATGACATCGACCAGTTGCTCGCAGAGCTGGTTGTGGCACAGTATGAAAGTTGGAAGCGTGAGCGGGTTTGTGGCGATCCGTACGCTGACGGCTTGGTGCTTGACGCCTGCAATGCCAAGAAGGCCTTGAGTGGGGGAAGTGGCGGTGCCTTCGAGTTTAGAATATGCGGTGATGTTTTTCGGTGCCATATAACTGATGCCGAGTTCACCGAGGTTGTAGATAAGGTGGTTTCCAAGACCGTGAAGATTTTGGAACAGACAATCTCCGATGCTGGGATCAAGCCGTGTGACGTTTCGAGAGTGATTTTAGTTGGAGGATCCTCCAAAATCCCCCGTGTGAAAGCCGCACTGGACTCTGTATTTTGCGGGAAGGTGTTCGATAGCGTCGATCCCGAGAGGGCTGTGGCCGTTGGAGCCGCACTTCAGGCGTATTATCTCTCAAATCCTGCTGCTACGGGCAGGAAAGTGCTAGTAGACGTTATACCCCTTTCTCTGTCCCTTGAGGTTATGGGAGGGGCCGTCGAAACCATAATACCTCGAAATACTCCGGTGCCGGCTCTTGTGACACAAGAGTTTACCACGTATACTGACGGCCAGACTGCTATACATATACATGTGTGTCAGGGGGAGCGAGAGATGGCCGATGCTAATAGGTCTTTGGCGAGGTTCGACATTGGGGTGCCTCCCTTACCTGCGGGTGAGGCTAGGGTGAAGGTGGAATTCAGAGTTGATATGGACGGTCTGCTGGTTGTGTCCGTCCGCGAGAAGTCTACTGGCTTGGAAAAGTGTGTAGAGGTGAATCAACTGGAGGGTATCACGCCTGCGGATGTGGAGCGGCATGTACTTAGTGCAGTGGAGAATTTTGATGAGGATATGATTGCTAGAGAGCTCAGTGCGGAGAGGCTAGAATGTGCACGCATTGCCGAGCTGCTGGAGGGGGCACTGGCTAGTGAGCGGTTTTCTGGAGTTATGCTACAGGAAGCAAACGATGCGCTGTCTGAGGCTAGGAACGCGATGTCCGGGTCAGACGCGAAGAAGATGCGCGACGTTTCCAGAAGGATTAAGACGAGATTTGTTGATTGTGTGGGGCAAGATGCCCTTTTACATGAAGAGAAATAGTAGCTACAATTTTCGGGGTTTGTGAATGCCGTCGGTGACTTTTGTATCTCAGAATGGAGTTGAGAAAACGTATGAGGCTCATGAAGGGGAAACCCTTCTTACGTTAGCGCACAGGAATAAGGTGGATTTGGAAGGTGCATGCGAAGGTTCGTTGGCTTGCTCCACGTGTCATTTAATCATTGATCCGGAGTGGTATGACAAGGTAGAGTTGCATAACGAGCTGTCTGATGAGGAAAACGATATGCTTGATTTAGCATTTGGTCTGACTGAGACGTCAAGGTTGGGATGTCAAATTGTTGTGACTAAAGAACTCGACGGACTGCGTGTCATGCTTCCTAGCGAGACCAGGAATGTATCCTTTGCTGAAAAAGAGGAGTAAACGGTCTGTGCGCGTTCTGTTGGTGGGGGATGTATGACTAAGGCAAAGTCGATTGGTACTGTACTGCTTGTTTTGGTATTCGGCCTCCTTGCGGGTGCTTATCCGGCTTCAAGGTGGCTTGCAAAACAGGTTTCTCTATCTGTTGTGGATGCTATGCGTGGTGCCGGGCATGGCGTATTTCCTGTAAAATCAGTCAGCTATGAAGATATTGAAATACGAGGGGTAATTCCGCGTCAGATCCTGCTGCAGAATTTTAAAGTGGATGTTGGTGGTGGTGTGTCAGTGGTAGCGACATCCCTATCGCTATCCTACGATGGGTCCAATAACATGTTTAACCTTGCATTGCCGGGTGGTAGCGTGCAGATATTAGGGCTGTCGCCAGAGGTGGAGGGTGAGTCTGGTGTGATAGAGTGCAAAACCAGCGCCAGCTACAGCGCGGTATTTAAAGAGAGCTTGCTGTTACAGGTGCTCAAGAAACTTGTACTCAGAAAGGAGGCTACGAATGAGGTAGTGAAGTTTACTTATTCTGACGAGGACGGGGTTGCCTGTTTTGATGCAGAATCTAACAGGTATGTATCTGTGTACGATAGGGCACATTTGTCTGTGGAAGATGATGAGCGTGCTTCTGAGGATGGTGAGCATGAATTTGCTGTCACTCTTAACTCAGAGATTGTGAGAGACAGGGACACCGATGGGTCAGGGGGCTTATTTTTTCAGGCAAAGGGTTTTTCCCTGTTGCAGTTGCGTGGGTCTGCAAAAGCTGAAAAGGTGTTACATGCCGATGTTGAACGTGTTGAGCTCCGTAGCGATGGGTTTGGCTTGGTTGTGCACGGCAATACGTCTTTGTCTGAGAGTTGTATGATGATTTCGCCTGCAAGGTGCAAGTCAGATCTGCATTTTGAG of the Anaplasma centrale str. Israel genome contains:
- a CDS encoding Hsp70 family protein, coding for MQLLDITEPETTKWDVAFGIDLGTTNSLIAVVEHDGSVKVFEDPAGRSLIPSIVEYTRDGAVKVGHDANPLRALRSTKRLMGKLAKDVHHSQFCGATVTDKNGSAALSIGQNKVVTPVEVAAEVLKRLVELVKSCTGQDVTHAVITVPAYFDEIARKATRDAARMAGIEVLRLLNEPTASALSYKVEQAGDAEVCVVYDFGGGTFDVSVLRLHDGVFQVLATGGDTNLGGDDIDQLLAELVVAQYESWKRERVCGDPYADGLVLDACNAKKALSGGSGGAFEFRICGDVFRCHITDAEFTEVVDKVVSKTVKILEQTISDAGIKPCDVSRVILVGGSSKIPRVKAALDSVFCGKVFDSVDPERAVAVGAALQAYYLSNPAATGRKVLVDVIPLSLSLEVMGGAVETIIPRNTPVPALVTQEFTTYTDGQTAIHIHVCQGEREMADANRSLARFDIGVPPLPAGEARVKVEFRVDMDGLLVVSVREKSTGLEKCVEVNQLEGITPADVERHVLSAVENFDEDMIARELSAERLECARIAELLEGALASERFSGVMLQEANDALSEARNAMSGSDAKKMRDVSRRIKTRFVDCVGQDALLHEEK
- a CDS encoding ferredoxin family 2Fe-2S iron-sulfur cluster binding protein gives rise to the protein MPSVTFVSQNGVEKTYEAHEGETLLTLAHRNKVDLEGACEGSLACSTCHLIIDPEWYDKVELHNELSDEENDMLDLAFGLTETSRLGCQIVVTKELDGLRVMLPSETRNVSFAEKEE